A single region of the Chionomys nivalis chromosome 23, mChiNiv1.1, whole genome shotgun sequence genome encodes:
- the LOC130865164 gene encoding LOW QUALITY PROTEIN: melanoma-associated antigen D1-like (The sequence of the model RefSeq protein was modified relative to this genomic sequence to represent the inferred CDS: inserted 1 base in 1 codon; deleted 1 base in 1 codon; substituted 1 base at 1 genomic stop codon), with protein sequence MGSTKPGQLVLDGIIDQVEQAMGNKPTRPVAQKPEGGAGLHGFQAEAPVEDHALHVQTLMEAIQISEAPPTNQAMAAASGQNASSQSSQPPTANEVADTEVSTAAARPKTGFKAQNTKGPNDFSQACNAKEMPKNQSKAAFKSQNGTAKGPNAASEFSQAASAGKSAAKKSEMAFKAQNTKAGPSATYNFSQSPSANEMANNQPKTATKAWNDTTKVSAADAQIRNVNQAKMADLGTSPGISETDGAAAQTSADGSQAQNVESRTIIQGKKPGKINNLNVEENSSADQRRASLASGNWRSAPVPVTTQNPPGTPQNVLWQTPLAXQNLSGWQNQKTKQTPPARQSPPARQTASAWQNPVAWQNPVIWPNPVIWQNPVIWPNPIVWPGPIVWLNPMVWQNTTGWQSPPSWQAPPSWQNPQDWQGPPDWQLPHDWSLSPDWAVPTDWPYPPDWIPADWPIPPDWQNLRPSPNLRSSPNSRASQNQGAPQPRDVALLQESANKLVKYLMLKDYTKVLIKRSEILRDIIREYTDVYPEIIECACFVLEKKFGIQLKEIDKEEHLYIPISTPESLAGILGTTKDTPKLGLLLVILGIIFMNGNRASEAVLWDALRKMGLRPGVRHPLLGDPRKLLTYEFVKQKYLDYRQVPNLNPPEYEFLWGLRSYHDTSKMKVLRFIAEVQKRDPRDWTAQFMEAADEALDALDAAAAEAEACAEAXTRMGIGDEAVSGPWSWDDIEFELLTWDEEGDFGDPWSRIPFTFWAQYHQNARSRFPQAFTGHIIIPSGTATANFAAKFNAIGFFWVE encoded by the exons ACAAGACCGGTGGCTCAGAAACCGGAAGGCGGTGCAGGCCTCCACGGCTTCCAGGCTGAGGCCCCTGTTGAAGACCACGCCTTACATGTGCAGACCTTGATGGAAGCCATCCAGATCTCCGAGGCTCCACCCACCAACCAGGCCATGGCAGCTGCCAGTGGGCAGAATGCTAGTTCCCAGAGTTCACAGCCCCCAACTGCCAATGAGGTGGCTGATACTGAGGTTTCAACAGCTGCTGCTAGGCCTAAGACAGGCTTTAAAGCTCAGAATACCAAGGGTCCAAATGATTTCTCTCAGGCATGTAATGCCAAGGAAATGCCCAAGAACCAGTCTAAGGCAGCCTTTAAGTCACAGAATGGCACCGCTAAAGGCCCAAATGCTGCCTCTGAGTTTTCCCAGGCAGCAAGCGCAGGCAAATCAGCAGCTAAAAAGTCTGAAATGGCCTTTAAGGCCCAGAATACTAAGGCAGGCCCCAGTGCCACATACAATTTCTCTCAGTCTCCCAGTGCCAATGAGATGGCCAACAACCAGCCTAAGACAGCTACTAAGGCTTGGAATGATACCACTAAGGTCTCTGCAGCTGATGCCCAGATCCGGAATGTAAACCAGGCCAAGATGGCTGACTTAGGGACCAGCCCAGGTATCTCTGAAACTGATGGCGCAGCTGCACAGACCTCAGCAGATGGCTCCCAGGCTCAGAATGTGGAGTCCCGGACTATAATTCAGGGCAAGAAGCCCGGCAAGATTAACAACTTGAATGTGGAGGAGAACAGCAGTGCGGATCAAAGACGGGCCTCACTGGCTTCAGGGAACTGGAGGTCTGCTCCAGTTCCAGTGACCACTCAGAACCCACCTGGCACACCCCAGAATGTGCTGTGGCAGACCCCACTGG TGCAGAACCTGTCAGGCTGGCAAAACCAGAAAACCAAGCAGACCCCACCAGCACGTCAGAGTCCCCCAGCTAGGCAGACAGCATCAGCTTGGCAGAACCCAGTTGCATGGCAGAATCCAGTGATCTGGCCTAACCCAGTGATCTGGCAGAATCCAGTGATATGGCCAAATCCCATTGTCTGGCCTGGTCCAATTGTCTGGCTAAACCCAATGGTCTGGCAGAATACAACTGGATGGCAGTCCCCACCCAGCTGGCAGGCT CCACCCAGCTGGCAGAACCCTCAAGATTGGCAAGGCCCTCCAGATTGGCAGTTACCCCATGACTGGTCACTGTCTCCTGACTGGGCAGTTCCCACTGATTGGCCTTATCCACCTGACTGGATCCCTGCCGACTGGCCAATTCCACCTGACTGGCAGAATTTACGACCCTCGCCCAATCTGAGATCCTCCCCCAACTCTCGTGCCTCACAGAACCAGGGTGCACCACAGCCCCGAGATGTGGCCCTTCTTCAGGAAAGTGCAAATAAGTTGGTCAAGTACCTGATGCTTAAAGACTACACGAAGGTGCTCATCAAGCGCTCAGAAATACTGAGGGATATCATCCGAGAATACACTGATGTTTATCCAGAAATCATCGAATGCGCCTGCTTTGTCCTGGAGAAGAAGTTTGGAATTCAGCTGAAGGAAATTGACAAAGAAGAGCACCTGTATATTCCCATCAGTACTCCTGAGTCCCTGGCTGGTATACTGGGAACGACCAAAGATACACCCAAGCTTGGTCTCCTCTTGGTGATTCTGGGCATTATCTTCATGAATGGCAACCGTGCAAGTGAGGCTGTCCTTTGGGATGCACTGCGCAAGATGGGACTGCGTCCTGGGGTCAGACACCCCCTCCTTGGTGATCCAAGAAAACTTCTTACTTACGAGTTCGTGAAGCAAAAATACCTGGACTACAGACAAGTGCCCAACCTCAACCCTCCTGAGTATGAGTTCCTCTGGGGCCTCCGTTCCTACCATGACACTAGCAAGATGAAAGTGCTGAGATTCATTGCAGAGGTTCAGAAGAGAGACCCTCGTGACTGGACCGCACAGTTCATGGAAGCTGCAGATGAAGCATTGGATGctctggatgctgctgctgctgaggcagAGGCCTGCGCTGAAGCATGAACCCGCATGGGAATTGGAGATGAGGCTGTGTCTGGGCCCTGGAGCTGGGATGACATCGAGTTTGAGCTGCTGACCTGGGATGAGGAAGGAGATTTTGGAGATCCTTGGTCCAGAATCCCCTTTACCTTCTGGGCCCAATACCACCAGAATGCCCGCTCCAGATTTCCTCAGGCCTTTACTGGCCACATTATCATCCCCAGTGGTACAGCTACTGCCAACTTCGCCGCCAAATTCAATGCCATTGGCTTCTTCTGGGTTGAGTAA